A single genomic interval of Spirosoma taeanense harbors:
- a CDS encoding HAD family hydrolase produces the protein MTNSQPADQPGTALSWAALFDMDGVLVDNTDFHINAWLQFSQHHGRPITKAQYVDNINGRVSADAMAYVFQRPIPPGELIVLTEEKEAIYRELYRKHLQPTTGLTTFLQELKARNIPMAVGTSAPMSNVTFTLDGLPLRPYFTAVVDASMVHRGKPDPEIYLLAAGRVGVAPNRCVVFEDAFAGIEAGLRAGMKVVALATTHTRAELADTGAALIIDNFAGLTAAAVENLLTPV, from the coding sequence ATGACCAATTCTCAACCTGCTGATCAACCAGGAACCGCCCTTTCGTGGGCCGCTCTCTTCGACATGGACGGCGTTCTGGTCGACAACACCGACTTTCACATCAATGCCTGGCTCCAGTTTTCACAACACCACGGCCGACCTATTACCAAAGCGCAATACGTTGATAACATCAATGGCCGGGTATCCGCCGACGCGATGGCGTATGTCTTTCAGCGGCCCATTCCGCCCGGCGAACTAATCGTGCTGACCGAGGAAAAAGAAGCCATCTACCGCGAACTTTACCGGAAACACCTCCAGCCCACGACCGGCCTGACGACCTTCCTGCAGGAGTTAAAAGCCCGCAACATCCCAATGGCCGTTGGTACATCGGCACCCATGAGTAATGTTACGTTTACGCTCGACGGTCTGCCGTTACGCCCTTATTTCACCGCTGTTGTCGACGCCAGTATGGTTCACCGGGGCAAGCCCGACCCGGAGATTTACCTCCTGGCCGCCGGGCGGGTGGGCGTCGCTCCCAACCGCTGCGTGGTGTTTGAAGATGCCTTCGCGGGGATTGAAGCCGGTTTGCGGGCGGGTATGAAAGTTGTTGCGCTGGCTACGACCCACACCCGCGCCGAGCTGGCCGACACGGGCGCGGCCCTGATTATCGACAACTTTGCCGGACTGACCGCGGCAGCCGTAGAGAACCTGCTGACTCCGGTTTAA
- a CDS encoding GAF domain-containing protein, with the protein MTIIESLPAAIDALLAEGHLPGKTLDRVVGLVGSTLNADRCFLYIRQPDRQRGRIAFCWRQNEEIPNFIQPNWQPDTTDLPQEDPLIRAALAMRPSVHVDDVETAAPETLNREFERKTFGHRALIHAHIQQYGQLWGILQPCVFGQPRHWTENEKTQIEAMLPRLQPVIAAYVE; encoded by the coding sequence ATGACAATAATTGAATCGCTGCCCGCAGCTATTGACGCACTACTTGCCGAGGGGCATTTGCCCGGAAAAACGCTAGATCGGGTGGTGGGACTGGTTGGCAGCACGCTGAACGCCGACCGCTGTTTTCTGTATATCCGCCAGCCCGACCGGCAGCGTGGCCGGATTGCTTTCTGCTGGCGCCAAAACGAGGAGATCCCGAACTTCATTCAACCCAACTGGCAACCCGACACAACCGATTTGCCTCAGGAAGACCCACTGATTCGGGCGGCTCTGGCCATGCGGCCATCGGTTCATGTGGATGATGTAGAAACGGCAGCACCGGAAACCCTCAACCGCGAATTTGAGCGGAAAACGTTCGGCCACCGCGCCCTGATTCACGCGCATATTCAGCAATACGGACAACTTTGGGGGATTCTCCAGCCCTGTGTGTTTGGGCAGCCACGCCACTGGACAGAAAACGAAAAAACGCAGATCGAAGCCATGTTGCCCCGTTTGCAGCCGGTCATTGCTGCTTACGTGGAGTAA
- a CDS encoding 3-keto-disaccharide hydrolase has translation MKKLLLVVSILSLSTQLFAQTPPKGHPNTSGAGWKPLFASDLSDAGYPKGVWSMDEGVLTATEDKAIWTAQPYENFILDLMFMTADGTNSGVVVHASDTTNWIPNSVEIQIADDYAQKWADSPGNWQCGAFFGHQAPTKRTVKKPGEWNRYTITCQDKMIYVVLNNELVNTIDLSQFTSAQTNPDGSKVPTWLNKPAANLPLRGYIGLQGKHAGAPIYFRNMKIKVL, from the coding sequence ATGAAAAAGCTGCTGCTTGTCGTTTCCATCCTGAGTCTGTCTACCCAGCTCTTCGCCCAGACTCCGCCCAAGGGGCATCCGAATACCAGTGGCGCAGGCTGGAAACCCCTGTTTGCTTCAGACCTATCTGACGCAGGTTATCCAAAAGGGGTTTGGTCGATGGACGAGGGGGTGTTAACTGCCACCGAAGATAAAGCCATCTGGACAGCCCAGCCCTACGAAAATTTCATTCTGGATCTGATGTTCATGACGGCCGACGGCACCAACAGTGGCGTTGTGGTTCACGCCAGCGATACGACTAACTGGATTCCCAACTCGGTTGAGATTCAGATTGCCGACGATTATGCGCAGAAATGGGCCGACTCGCCCGGCAACTGGCAGTGCGGAGCTTTTTTTGGTCATCAGGCCCCAACCAAACGGACCGTTAAAAAACCCGGCGAGTGGAACCGGTATACCATCACCTGCCAGGACAAAATGATTTACGTCGTGCTGAACAATGAGCTGGTCAATACCATTGACCTGTCGCAGTTCACCTCGGCCCAAACCAACCCCGATGGCTCGAAGGTGCCCACCTGGCTCAACAAACCCGCGGCCAATCTGCCGCTTCGGGGATACATCGGCCTGCAGGGTAAGCACGCGGGCGCACCGATTTATTTCCGGAACATGAAGATTAAGGTGCTGTAG
- the mnmA gene encoding tRNA 2-thiouridine(34) synthase MnmA, with product MSKHGRILVAMSGGIDSSLAAVMLHEEGYEVIGMTMKTWDYASSGGTKKETGCCSLDSINDARNIAVSLGFPHYILDIREEFGDYVIDHFTGEYLEGRTPNPCVLCNTHIKWDALLRRADRLDCESIATGHYAHIRQENDGTASGRYVLSKGVDTLKDQSYVLWGVSQESLSRTKLPLGHLHKSEIREMAKERGFIELVTKSESYEICFVPDNDYRGFLKRRMPGLETEVAGGNFVMEGTGKILGKHQGYPFYTIGQRKGLGMAFGQPMFVTEIRKDTNEVVLGVDKDLFRDGMIVSKLNLQKYDHLTGPLETITKVRYKDPGTPATITQTGDKIEVLFHEGVSAIAPGQAAVFYEGDDVIGGGWIMKSFRQGDRAEAVSSATMV from the coding sequence ATGAGCAAACACGGACGAATTTTAGTCGCCATGAGTGGCGGCATCGATTCTTCGCTGGCAGCAGTCATGCTTCACGAAGAAGGCTACGAGGTCATCGGCATGACCATGAAAACCTGGGACTACGCATCGTCAGGCGGTACCAAAAAAGAAACGGGCTGCTGTAGTCTCGACAGCATCAACGACGCCCGCAACATTGCCGTCAGCCTCGGCTTTCCGCACTACATTCTCGACATCCGCGAAGAGTTTGGTGATTACGTCATCGATCACTTCACGGGCGAATACCTCGAAGGTCGGACGCCCAATCCCTGCGTTCTGTGCAACACCCACATCAAATGGGATGCCCTGCTGCGCCGGGCCGACCGGCTCGACTGCGAGTCTATCGCAACGGGCCATTACGCCCACATCCGCCAGGAGAATGACGGTACGGCATCCGGGCGGTACGTACTCTCAAAAGGTGTCGATACGCTTAAAGATCAGTCGTATGTCCTGTGGGGCGTATCGCAGGAGAGCCTGAGCCGGACAAAGTTGCCGCTCGGACACCTGCACAAATCCGAAATCCGGGAAATGGCCAAAGAGCGCGGCTTTATCGAGCTGGTAACCAAATCCGAATCCTATGAAATCTGCTTTGTGCCCGATAACGACTACCGGGGATTTCTGAAACGGCGGATGCCGGGTCTGGAGACAGAGGTAGCCGGTGGTAACTTCGTGATGGAAGGCACCGGTAAAATCCTGGGCAAACACCAGGGCTATCCCTTCTACACCATCGGCCAGCGTAAAGGGCTGGGTATGGCGTTCGGCCAGCCCATGTTCGTAACGGAAATCCGGAAAGACACTAACGAAGTCGTGCTGGGTGTCGATAAGGATTTATTCCGCGACGGGATGATCGTCAGCAAACTGAACCTCCAGAAATACGACCACCTGACCGGGCCGCTCGAAACCATTACGAAAGTGCGGTACAAAGACCCTGGCACTCCGGCGACAATTACGCAGACTGGCGATAAAATCGAAGTGCTGTTCCACGAAGGCGTTTCGGCCATTGCGCCGGGGCAGGCCGCCGTGTTCTACGAAGGCGACGACGTAATTGGTGGCGGCTGGATCATGAAAAGCTTCCGCCAGGGCGACCGGGCCGAAGCCGTTTCATCAGCAACTATGGTATAG
- a CDS encoding S8/S53 family peptidase, with the protein MKKHLTVFALILMAHGLFAQVTVDRALSNVLKSSSVAQVVVTFYGDEAPSANQLSLLQQVGITKAITMRALPIAGMLATADQVDALAKRPEVKSIFLNKQLTYFNFNDTHLTGVKRLRADKEMTARNNGLPVSGRGIGVLINDSGVDGTHDDIKLGTHLVQNVLGSTNLNSLDAMLPVTYVEGVPNTDNNSGHGTHCTGTVGSNGARSSGKYEGVAPGASLLGYGSGAALLVLDAIGGFDYALTHQYQYNIRVISNSFGTSGDFDPTDPLNVATKKAYDRGMVVVFAAGNEGPGADTHNPYAIAPWVISVGAGDKDGKLADFSSRGVKGESGTFTIDGETWSFKNEPVIVAPGVDVISTRVIGPVASLGADADAATIDPAHLPFYTTMSGTSMATPHVAGIAALMLEARPSLSPAQVRQIIQKTATNMPGRESWEVGAGYVNAYAAVDHIFRSSTFGATVNSSRSFVSNVNSRAVVQNFTVDFNPLLPANNQFTFSVAPGTNSLEAKIIAGGVSGETGNAINLIMFDPEGKQYRSGIPVAFALYQDRSLAVASPIAGTWTLKVDGLSGVAIPEKVKGNITQQLISGTTGLGDIAGNPAEASIKMAVSSRLVDGLNGAFKPKDLLKRIQLADYLLMGQAIRQYFPTNGSKTFSDVSGNDILLAESVSAKGAALRDREHQYKGVMLPVNGQFAPSASVDRVTLAYALVQGLGFQQYAEERNGKAVTVQVDGKNIPIEDASTIPAGMEGYVSIALDLNLINAYYTLTQGPFDLKPTLHATFKPRQYVTRADFAVIVTRTFSQWEDATPPPAQARMAAEIITREAGAYPNPFSGSTTISYSLPQDEFVRVEVQDITGRKVKTLVNEQKSAGKHEVQFDGSALPSGTYLFNVTTGTTITSKRLVVK; encoded by the coding sequence ATGAAGAAACATTTAACAGTATTCGCACTGATTTTGATGGCTCATGGCCTGTTTGCGCAGGTAACGGTTGATCGGGCCTTAAGCAACGTTTTGAAAAGCAGTTCGGTGGCGCAGGTAGTGGTTACGTTTTATGGGGATGAAGCCCCATCGGCTAACCAACTTAGTCTATTGCAGCAGGTGGGCATTACCAAAGCGATAACCATGAGGGCTCTGCCGATTGCCGGCATGCTGGCTACTGCAGACCAGGTTGATGCGCTCGCAAAACGCCCGGAGGTAAAATCAATCTTTCTGAACAAACAGCTCACCTATTTCAATTTTAACGATACGCACCTGACGGGGGTTAAACGCTTACGGGCGGATAAGGAAATGACGGCCCGAAATAACGGCCTGCCTGTTTCCGGAAGAGGAATCGGCGTACTTATCAATGACAGTGGGGTTGATGGAACCCACGATGATATTAAGTTAGGCACGCATCTGGTTCAGAACGTACTGGGTTCAACCAACCTGAACTCCCTGGACGCGATGCTGCCCGTTACCTACGTGGAGGGTGTTCCGAATACGGATAACAACTCGGGGCACGGCACCCACTGCACCGGAACGGTGGGCAGCAATGGCGCCCGGTCGAGCGGTAAATACGAAGGGGTGGCGCCAGGCGCTTCACTGCTGGGCTACGGTTCGGGTGCTGCCCTGCTGGTTCTGGACGCTATCGGCGGCTTCGATTACGCCTTGACGCACCAGTATCAGTACAACATTCGGGTAATCAGCAATTCGTTCGGGACGAGTGGCGATTTCGACCCGACTGATCCGCTGAATGTGGCTACTAAAAAAGCGTATGATCGGGGCATGGTGGTGGTCTTTGCCGCCGGTAACGAAGGACCGGGTGCCGATACGCATAACCCATACGCCATTGCGCCCTGGGTTATCTCCGTGGGTGCGGGCGATAAAGACGGCAAACTCGCCGATTTTTCCTCGCGGGGCGTTAAGGGCGAATCGGGTACGTTCACGATTGATGGTGAAACCTGGTCGTTCAAAAATGAGCCGGTCATTGTTGCACCCGGTGTAGATGTTATCTCGACCCGGGTAATCGGACCGGTAGCCTCGCTGGGGGCTGATGCGGATGCGGCTACGATTGATCCGGCGCACCTGCCGTTCTATACGACCATGAGCGGCACGTCAATGGCAACGCCCCACGTAGCTGGTATCGCTGCGCTGATGCTGGAAGCCCGGCCTTCGCTGTCGCCGGCGCAGGTGCGGCAGATTATCCAGAAAACGGCTACGAACATGCCAGGCCGCGAGTCGTGGGAAGTTGGAGCTGGTTACGTAAACGCCTATGCCGCCGTTGACCATATTTTTCGTTCATCGACGTTTGGCGCAACAGTCAACAGTAGCCGCAGCTTTGTCAGCAATGTTAACTCGCGGGCGGTTGTTCAGAACTTTACGGTTGACTTCAACCCGCTTCTGCCGGCCAACAATCAGTTCACCTTCTCGGTCGCTCCGGGTACGAATAGCCTGGAAGCAAAAATAATTGCGGGTGGTGTATCGGGCGAAACAGGCAATGCTATCAACCTGATTATGTTTGACCCGGAAGGCAAGCAGTATCGATCGGGTATACCCGTTGCGTTTGCACTGTACCAGGACCGTAGTCTGGCAGTAGCCTCGCCCATAGCTGGTACCTGGACGCTTAAGGTTGATGGCCTGAGCGGAGTTGCTATTCCAGAAAAAGTTAAGGGTAACATCACTCAGCAACTGATAAGTGGAACAACAGGTCTTGGCGATATCGCAGGGAATCCCGCCGAAGCTTCGATCAAAATGGCAGTTAGCAGCCGTCTGGTAGATGGCCTGAATGGCGCGTTCAAGCCTAAAGATCTTCTGAAGCGGATTCAGCTGGCCGATTATCTGCTGATGGGGCAGGCAATTCGCCAGTATTTTCCGACCAACGGAAGCAAAACCTTCTCCGACGTATCGGGCAATGACATTCTGCTGGCCGAATCGGTGTCCGCCAAAGGCGCAGCCCTGCGTGACCGTGAGCATCAGTACAAAGGGGTTATGCTGCCGGTTAACGGACAGTTTGCCCCCTCGGCCAGTGTCGATCGCGTAACGCTGGCTTACGCGCTGGTGCAGGGACTGGGATTCCAGCAGTATGCCGAAGAACGGAATGGCAAGGCCGTAACGGTTCAGGTTGATGGGAAGAATATTCCGATTGAGGACGCGTCCACGATTCCGGCCGGTATGGAAGGATACGTAAGCATTGCTCTGGACCTGAACCTGATTAATGCCTATTATACCCTCACGCAAGGACCGTTTGACCTGAAGCCTACGCTGCACGCAACTTTTAAGCCCAGACAATACGTAACCCGTGCTGATTTCGCCGTGATCGTTACCCGGACATTCTCGCAGTGGGAAGACGCGACACCACCACCGGCACAGGCTCGTATGGCAGCCGAGATCATTACCCGGGAAGCGGGCGCTTATCCGAATCCGTTCTCAGGCAGTACAACCATCAGCTATAGCCTGCCGCAGGATGAGTTCGTTCGGGTGGAAGTGCAGGACATTACAGGGCGGAAAGTGAAGACGCTGGTCAATGAGCAGAAATCCGCCGGAAAACACGAGGTGCAGTTTGATGGCAGCGCGCTGCCCAGCGGTACGTATCTGTTTAACGTAACGACCGGCACGACGATTACGTCTAAACGCCTGGTGGTCAAGTAG
- a CDS encoding ABC transporter permease, with translation MKPPRWANWLLEAFGHPDTREEVQGDLLELYDYWVQTVGKRRADWRYSLNALKLLRPLAKSKRSSAEYPPPFLLSPDMLRNYFTIAWRTLAHNKAYSLINVVGLSIGLAAAMLIMLYTKDEVSYDRFHTNNPNIYRITSRQITPGGVQESVAGNTGYFQGPTFTAGIPAIRAFVRFQGHQNDMKQGNEVKSQQVFLTDSNFFSVFSFPLLSGNPKTALTNPNSVVISEEMAEKQFSTTDALGKVIFFKDSYSDSSQFKPYTVTGVARRSPQNSSIKFDVLLPMVIKPEVMADRNNWFNIFLNTFVLLRPDARVHKVGAQMNRIYLADARETIKAMAEKYGMKNNVEYALQPFTHMHLSKELPADNGLVDSSNPTYSFILSGIALFILTIACINFVNLTIARSLKRAKEIGIRKIVGGGRYQLTVQFLGESFLLCFCAFAFALILVQLVLPTFNQLSNKALSLSYLFDARLVAGYVALFLTTGLLAGFYPALVLSGYSPVQTLYSLNRLSGKNYLQKSLVVLQFAIASFLIIGTLTIYSQFNYLTTKSLGYDDKQVISVDKSGLKRSELKLLREELLKQPGIMAISPKNGGRWGTIARVNGETQLDFQYETIDPTYLPIFRIPIVKGRNFSADLPTDSTQSILVNETFVKKAGWKHPLGQVVDFWYNNEKYRVVGVVKDHHYASLNESIGPQLFTMKPTNGFGKFFVKIKPNTETASLRHITKTFRQLFPTTPYAYKFLDVENRSKYEAEAKWKQIMLFGAVLTIFISCIGLFGLATLAAERRIKEIGIRKVLGASVPSLVQLLSSDFLKLVGLSFIVAFPAAWYAIDKWLQNYPYRIDISAWTFVTAAILAILIALITISIQSIRAALTNPIQPLRAGE, from the coding sequence ATGAAACCACCGCGCTGGGCTAACTGGCTACTTGAGGCCTTTGGTCACCCCGACACCCGCGAAGAAGTGCAGGGCGACCTGCTGGAACTGTACGACTATTGGGTCCAAACCGTGGGCAAACGCCGGGCTGACTGGCGTTACAGCCTGAATGCGCTGAAGCTGTTACGCCCCCTGGCTAAATCGAAACGATCATCTGCAGAATATCCTCCACCTTTCTTACTGAGTCCCGATATGCTCCGTAACTATTTCACCATTGCCTGGCGGACCCTGGCCCACAACAAGGCGTATTCGCTCATCAACGTCGTTGGACTAAGCATTGGCCTGGCCGCTGCCATGCTGATCATGCTGTACACCAAAGACGAAGTCAGCTACGACCGCTTCCACACCAACAACCCGAACATTTACCGGATCACAAGCCGACAGATTACGCCCGGCGGTGTTCAGGAGAGCGTAGCCGGGAACACCGGTTATTTCCAGGGCCCAACTTTTACGGCTGGCATACCGGCTATACGGGCGTTTGTTCGCTTCCAGGGGCATCAGAACGACATGAAACAAGGGAATGAGGTAAAGAGCCAGCAGGTGTTTCTTACGGATAGCAACTTCTTTTCGGTATTCTCCTTTCCTCTACTTAGCGGAAATCCCAAAACAGCACTAACCAACCCCAATTCGGTCGTGATTTCGGAGGAGATGGCCGAAAAACAGTTTAGTACCACCGACGCACTGGGCAAAGTCATATTCTTCAAAGACTCCTATAGCGACAGCAGCCAGTTCAAACCCTATACCGTAACGGGAGTAGCCCGGCGCAGCCCTCAAAACTCTTCCATAAAGTTTGATGTCCTGCTGCCGATGGTGATAAAACCAGAGGTGATGGCCGACAGAAACAACTGGTTCAATATCTTCCTGAATACATTCGTGCTGCTCCGACCGGATGCCCGTGTGCACAAAGTCGGGGCACAAATGAACCGGATTTATCTGGCTGATGCCCGTGAGACAATTAAGGCAATGGCGGAGAAATACGGCATGAAAAACAATGTAGAGTACGCGCTCCAGCCGTTTACCCATATGCATCTGAGCAAGGAGCTCCCTGCCGACAACGGGCTGGTAGACAGCAGTAACCCTACGTATTCCTTTATTCTGTCGGGTATTGCGCTGTTCATTCTGACCATTGCCTGCATCAATTTTGTTAATCTGACCATAGCGCGGTCGCTGAAACGGGCCAAAGAAATCGGCATCCGAAAAATCGTCGGTGGCGGTCGGTACCAGCTGACGGTTCAGTTTCTGGGCGAATCGTTTCTGCTGTGTTTCTGTGCATTTGCTTTTGCCCTGATTCTGGTGCAGCTTGTGTTACCGACCTTCAACCAGCTTTCGAATAAGGCCCTGTCCCTGTCATATCTGTTTGATGCCCGACTGGTGGCTGGTTACGTTGCCCTTTTCCTGACCACGGGTCTGCTGGCCGGTTTCTATCCGGCGCTGGTTTTATCAGGGTATAGCCCTGTGCAGACCTTATATAGCCTGAACCGGCTTTCGGGTAAAAATTACCTCCAGAAGTCGCTGGTTGTCCTGCAGTTTGCTATTGCGTCGTTTCTTATTATCGGCACGCTGACCATCTATTCCCAGTTCAATTACCTCACTACCAAAAGCCTGGGCTATGACGACAAACAAGTGATCAGCGTCGATAAGTCGGGGTTGAAACGCAGCGAATTGAAACTGTTGAGAGAAGAATTACTCAAGCAGCCCGGGATTATGGCCATTTCCCCAAAAAATGGTGGCCGTTGGGGCACGATTGCCCGGGTGAATGGCGAAACACAATTGGATTTTCAGTATGAAACCATCGACCCAACCTACCTGCCCATTTTCAGGATTCCGATCGTGAAGGGACGTAATTTCTCGGCCGACCTCCCGACCGACTCCACGCAGTCGATTCTGGTGAATGAGACCTTTGTCAAAAAAGCGGGCTGGAAACATCCACTGGGTCAGGTCGTTGACTTCTGGTATAATAATGAAAAATACCGGGTCGTAGGTGTTGTGAAGGACCACCATTACGCATCGCTGAATGAATCCATCGGTCCGCAGTTATTTACGATGAAGCCAACGAACGGATTCGGCAAATTCTTCGTAAAGATCAAGCCCAATACCGAAACGGCCAGTCTGCGTCACATCACCAAGACCTTCCGGCAACTGTTCCCGACGACGCCCTATGCTTATAAATTTCTGGATGTAGAAAACCGCAGTAAATACGAAGCCGAAGCCAAATGGAAGCAGATTATGCTGTTCGGGGCCGTGCTGACCATTTTTATTTCCTGCATTGGCCTGTTCGGATTAGCTACCCTCGCGGCTGAACGTCGTATCAAGGAAATCGGCATCCGTAAGGTGCTGGGAGCATCTGTGCCGAGCCTTGTTCAACTGCTTTCGTCGGACTTTCTGAAGCTGGTGGGTCTTTCCTTTATCGTTGCCTTTCCAGCCGCCTGGTACGCCATAGACAAGTGGCTTCAGAATTATCCGTACCGTATTGATATCAGCGCCTGGACATTTGTGACTGCTGCAATTTTGGCGATCCTGATCGCCCTTATAACCATCAGCATTCAGAGCATCCGAGCTGCCCTAACGAACCCGATTCAGCCCCTGCGGGCCGGTGAGTAG
- a CDS encoding PadR family transcriptional regulator, protein MKRAFLGEFEEVVLLTVAILDEEAYGVTITQEIEQKTGRTVGFSTVHTTLQRLEEKGFLSSRMGGATAERGGRRKRFFTVTAAGRRALQEVKQVREELWGSLPPQTLQLMGN, encoded by the coding sequence ATGAAACGAGCCTTTCTGGGAGAGTTTGAAGAAGTTGTCCTGCTGACCGTTGCCATCCTCGATGAAGAAGCCTATGGCGTTACCATCACGCAGGAGATTGAGCAGAAGACGGGCCGCACGGTCGGCTTCAGCACGGTGCATACGACCCTGCAACGTCTGGAAGAAAAAGGCTTTTTATCGTCGCGTATGGGTGGAGCTACGGCCGAGCGGGGCGGTCGTCGAAAACGCTTTTTTACGGTTACGGCGGCCGGTCGGAGGGCGTTGCAGGAAGTCAAACAGGTGCGCGAAGAACTGTGGGGTTCCCTGCCTCCACAGACCCTGCAACTGATGGGAAACTAA
- a CDS encoding IS3 family transposase (programmed frameshift), with amino-acid sequence MKTRRQYDDKFKRMAVELSVTKGSLKATAEELGITQQILTRWRREHLASKAVTAGEGGQVSQEQQEILRLKKELRQAELERDIPKKGGQHLLQERREIFRFIKAHQGEFSVEMMCNVLKVSRSGYYYWLAQRPTKRAKENETLIVLISDSFTASKKRYGSPKITRELRAKGIKISRPRVARLMRKANLKSVIQKKYVVTTTDSKHTYPVAENHLNRQFNPRKPGQAWVSDLTYIATCEGWLYLTIIMDLYDRKVIGWALSKSMKAAETTIPAWQMALKNRPIERNLIFHSDRGVQYACHAFTRLLKKQPLVLQSMSGKGNCWDNAVAESFFKSLKSEMIYQHDFKTIEAAKQATFEYIEIWYNRQRRHSSLGYVSPFDYYNGQLQHVA; translated from the exons ATGAAAACCAGGAGACAATACGACGACAAATTTAAACGAATGGCGGTGGAGCTCTCAGTTACCAAGGGCTCATTAAAAGCGACCGCTGAAGAATTGGGTATCACTCAACAAATTCTGACTCGATGGCGCCGAGAGCATTTAGCTTCTAAAGCAGTTACGGCCGGTGAAGGGGGCCAAGTCAGCCAAGAGCAACAGGAAATTCTACGGTTGAAAAAAGAACTTCGACAAGCTGAGTTAGAGCGAGATATAC CTAAAAAAGGCGGTCAGCATCTTCTCCAGGAACGACGGGAAATATTTAGATTCATAAAAGCTCACCAGGGTGAATTTTCCGTTGAGATGATGTGTAACGTATTGAAGGTGAGTCGTAGTGGCTATTACTATTGGTTAGCCCAACGGCCCACCAAAAGAGCCAAAGAGAATGAAACGCTTATCGTACTAATAAGTGATTCGTTTACAGCCAGTAAGAAACGTTATGGCAGTCCAAAGATCACCCGAGAACTGAGGGCCAAAGGCATAAAGATATCTCGACCCCGAGTAGCCAGGTTGATGAGGAAGGCTAACCTGAAAAGTGTCATTCAGAAGAAATATGTGGTTACCACAACTGATTCCAAGCACACTTACCCAGTGGCCGAAAACCATTTAAACCGCCAGTTCAATCCTAGAAAACCGGGTCAGGCATGGGTTTCTGATCTGACGTACATTGCTACTTGTGAAGGCTGGCTCTACCTGACGATCATCATGGATTTGTATGATCGAAAAGTGATCGGTTGGGCTTTAAGCAAGTCGATGAAGGCAGCTGAGACGACCATTCCGGCTTGGCAAATGGCCCTTAAAAATCGCCCTATCGAACGGAATTTAATTTTCCATTCGGATAGAGGAGTGCAATATGCCTGTCATGCGTTTACCCGGCTGTTGAAAAAACAGCCGCTGGTTTTGCAAAGTATGAGTGGGAAAGGTAACTGTTGGGATAACGCTGTGGCGGAAAGCTTCTTCAAAAGCTTAAAGTCAGAAATGATCTACCAACACGATTTTAAAACTATTGAAGCGGCTAAACAGGCGACGTTTGAGTACATCGAGATCTGGTACAACCGGCAACGGAGGCATTCATCGCTGGGGTATGTTTCCCCTTTTGACTATTATAATGGGCAACTTCAACATGTTGCTTAA